The following proteins come from a genomic window of Acidimicrobiales bacterium:
- a CDS encoding sigma-70 family RNA polymerase sigma factor: protein MGRNRTTTLAIDPTVADSTLAGLAAEGDLGAFEELYRRHAQAAWRVAQAVTRNAEDASDAVAEAFTRVLKALPAGRLRENANFRSYLLTATRNAALDVHRRTGRVKPTGDHQVFDSPSGDLPSEAALDKADVAMVAAAFSGLPERWRSVLWLTEVEGIPAREAAGMLGVSANGVAQLAVRARAGLRERFLQAHLTDRGVDDGCRTTVDRLGAYAAGALAPRDLAKVDQHLAGCEDCRERLAALEELGSNLRRVIIPFPLGLAALAASKYSMASASAATATTAAATASTPAWLLKAQRPLAVASVGLFAAGIVGVGVFGQPDTPRGGRGRPSNGPSAELAAPPAVSFVPASSIGGFATTASGGSGFSSSTDDETPDRVRGFDDEDGVAFDNDFSSDDDDTGTGTGTGTGTGTTTTTPPPGEEEPPPPPPPTPLAQLTVTVNAGGTTAAVGAGAGEGSCAGIKVGPTAQPCTPPPPPDDQKTVTIETGGSQLPTQTVPLL, encoded by the coding sequence ATGGGTCGTAACCGGACCACCACGCTGGCGATCGACCCCACCGTGGCCGACAGCACCCTGGCGGGCCTGGCCGCCGAGGGCGACCTGGGCGCGTTCGAGGAGCTGTACCGGCGCCACGCGCAGGCGGCCTGGCGGGTCGCACAAGCGGTCACCCGCAACGCCGAAGACGCCTCCGACGCCGTGGCCGAGGCCTTCACCCGGGTGCTCAAGGCGCTGCCTGCGGGCCGCCTCCGCGAGAACGCCAACTTCCGCTCGTACCTGCTGACCGCCACCCGCAACGCCGCCCTCGACGTGCACCGCCGCACCGGCCGGGTGAAGCCGACGGGCGACCACCAGGTGTTCGACTCCCCTTCCGGTGACCTGCCGTCGGAAGCTGCACTCGACAAGGCCGACGTGGCCATGGTCGCCGCCGCCTTCTCGGGCCTGCCCGAACGTTGGCGCTCGGTGCTGTGGCTCACTGAGGTCGAAGGTATCCCCGCCCGCGAAGCGGCGGGCATGCTCGGCGTGTCCGCCAACGGCGTGGCCCAGTTGGCCGTCCGGGCCAGGGCCGGGCTGCGCGAGCGATTCCTCCAGGCCCACCTCACCGACCGGGGCGTCGACGACGGCTGCCGCACCACGGTCGACCGCCTCGGCGCCTATGCCGCAGGCGCCTTGGCCCCTCGTGACCTGGCCAAGGTCGACCAGCACCTGGCGGGCTGCGAGGACTGCCGGGAGCGCCTGGCTGCGTTGGAGGAACTGGGCTCCAACCTGCGCCGCGTCATCATCCCCTTCCCCCTCGGGCTCGCCGCCCTGGCCGCCTCCAAGTACTCGATGGCTTCCGCCTCGGCGGCGACTGCCACCACGGCAGCGGCGACAGCGAGCACACCGGCGTGGCTGCTCAAGGCCCAGCGCCCGTTGGCGGTCGCCTCCGTCGGCCTGTTCGCCGCGGGCATTGTCGGCGTCGGTGTCTTCGGCCAGCCCGACACGCCTCGCGGCGGCCGCGGCCGGCCCAGCAACGGTCCCAGTGCAGAGTTGGCGGCACCGCCTGCGGTGTCGTTCGTGCCCGCGTCGTCGATCGGCGGTTTCGCCACCACGGCGTCGGGCGGTTCCGGGTTCTCGTCGAGTACCGACGACGAGACGCCCGACCGCGTGCGCGGCTTCGACGACGAGGACGGCGTTGCCTTCGACAACGACTTCTCCAGCGACGACGACGACACAGGCACAGGCACAGGCACAGGCACAGGCACAGGCACAACAACAACAACGCCGCCGCCCGGCGAGGAAGAACCCCCTCCCCCGCCGCCCCCCACGCCCCTGGCGCAGCTGACGGTCACCGTGAACGCGGGCGGCACCACGGCGGCCGTGGGCGCCGGTGCCGGCGAGGGCTCGTGCGCCGGCATCAAGGTCGGCCCGACGGCACAGCCGTGCACCCCGCCGCCCCCGCCCGACGACCAGAAGACCGTCACCATCGAGACCGGCGGCAGCCAGCTGCCGACGCAGACAGTTCCTCTGCTTTAG
- the cysS gene encoding cysteine--tRNA ligase — MLRLHDTAYGTVRELTLRDPGRVSIYVCGPTVYDVPHIGHGRAALTYDILRRYLEWTGLAVDHVSNITDIDDKIIQRANERGRSADDVAAEFEQAWWDAVDALGVLRPTHDPHATAFVDRMLELIGELMAGDMAYETDDGVYFVSESVADYGLLARQTLDSLRSGARVEVEEQKRSPLDFVLWKKAKPGEPSWESPWGPGRPGWHTECVVMSLDLLGDGFDLHSGGLDLMFPHHENERAQAVALGHAFARHWMHHAFVEVGGEKMSKSLDNFTSLTDLLARHDARAYRLLVLRSHYRSPMEVTPETMADAESGLDRLDSFARRFKPTSTADQGALDRFRELMDDDLRTPQAVALLFDLVGQANASDDAAAAAAAYEIAGAMGLELRGAADEVDAETHALMAERDAARAARDFARADAIRDALQSLGWVVEDTAEGTRVHR, encoded by the coding sequence GTGCTGCGCCTCCACGACACTGCATATGGAACCGTCCGCGAGCTGACGCTGCGCGATCCCGGCCGGGTGTCGATCTACGTGTGCGGCCCCACCGTCTACGACGTGCCCCACATCGGCCACGGCCGCGCCGCGCTCACCTACGACATCCTGCGGCGGTACCTGGAGTGGACAGGCCTCGCCGTCGACCACGTGTCGAACATCACCGACATCGACGACAAGATCATCCAGCGGGCCAACGAGCGGGGGCGCAGCGCGGACGACGTGGCCGCCGAGTTCGAGCAGGCATGGTGGGACGCCGTCGACGCCCTCGGCGTCCTGCGGCCCACCCACGACCCCCACGCCACTGCGTTCGTCGACCGCATGCTGGAGCTCATTGGTGAGCTCATGGCGGGCGACATGGCCTACGAGACCGACGACGGCGTGTACTTCGTGAGCGAGTCGGTGGCCGACTACGGCCTCCTCGCCCGCCAGACGCTCGACTCCCTGCGCAGCGGTGCGCGCGTCGAGGTGGAGGAGCAGAAGCGCTCGCCCCTCGACTTCGTGCTCTGGAAGAAGGCCAAGCCGGGCGAGCCGTCGTGGGAGTCGCCGTGGGGGCCTGGCCGTCCCGGCTGGCACACCGAGTGCGTCGTCATGTCGCTCGACCTGTTGGGCGACGGCTTCGACCTGCACTCGGGCGGGCTCGACCTCATGTTCCCCCACCACGAGAACGAGCGGGCCCAGGCCGTCGCCCTCGGCCACGCCTTCGCCCGCCACTGGATGCACCACGCCTTCGTCGAGGTGGGTGGCGAGAAGATGTCGAAGTCGCTCGACAACTTCACCTCGCTCACCGACCTGCTGGCCCGCCACGACGCCCGCGCCTACCGCTTGCTGGTCCTGCGATCGCACTACCGCTCGCCCATGGAGGTGACGCCCGAGACGATGGCCGACGCCGAGTCGGGCCTCGATCGCCTCGACTCCTTTGCGCGTCGCTTCAAGCCGACGTCGACGGCAGACCAGGGCGCGCTCGACCGGTTCCGCGAGCTCATGGACGACGACCTGCGCACGCCCCAGGCCGTCGCCCTCCTGTTCGACCTGGTGGGCCAGGCCAACGCCTCCGACGACGCCGCCGCGGCGGCCGCGGCCTACGAGATCGCCGGTGCGATGGGCCTCGAACTGCGGGGTGCAGCCGACGAGGTCGACGCCGAAACGCACGCCCTCATGGCCGAACGCGACGCGGCCCGAGCGGCCCGTGACTTCGCCCGAGCCGACGCCATCCGTGATGCATTGCAGTCGCTGGGATGGGTGGTCGAAGACACCGCGGAGGGCACCAGAGTTCATCGGTGA
- a CDS encoding cold-shock protein: MATGTVKWFNAEKGFGFISQSDGADVFVHFSAIQMNGYRALEEGQAVEFEVQEGPKGLQAASVRPI; this comes from the coding sequence GTGGCGACCGGAACTGTGAAGTGGTTCAACGCCGAGAAGGGCTTCGGGTTCATCTCGCAGTCCGATGGGGCTGACGTGTTCGTGCACTTCAGCGCCATCCAGATGAATGGCTACCGCGCCCTCGAAGAGGGGCAGGCTGTCGAGTTCGAGGTCCAAGAAGGACCGAAGGGCTTGCAGGCTGCCAGCGTGCGTCCCATCTAG